The following nucleotide sequence is from Deltaproteobacteria bacterium.
CCGATTTGGTGGTCGTCGGTCATCGCGGCGTCAACGAGGAATTCTCCACCGGCTTGCTCGGCACCACCGCGGAATCGATTACGCGTAAATGTCCGCGGCCGATTTTCGTTTCGACCAAGCAGTTCAAAACGATCGAACGGCCGCTGCTCGCCTACGACGGCAGCCAACGCGCGAGCTCAGCGATGAAGTCCGCGGCGGAGTTTTGTACCGTGCTGGGTCTGCCGTTAACGGTTCTCACCATCGCCAAGGAAGCCGCTATGGCGGAAAGCATTATGCGGCGCGCCAAAGGTTATCTCGGCTCCTATGCCATCGAAGTGACTTATGAGACCGCCCAGGGTTTTCCTGAGCAAAAAATTATCGAACGGCTGAACAACGCCAAAGCCGATCTCCTGTTCATCGGCGCCTACGGCCATCGGCGCATTATCGAGATGGTGCTCGGCAGCACCACCGAGTACGTACTGCGCAACGCCCCTTGTCCGGTGTTCATGAACCGCTAAGAGCCGTTGCCAATTCTCGCTTGAAAGAACTTGTCGTGAAATTTATCGCCGCCGCGGTGCAGATGGTTGCTTCCGATGATAAGGCGGCCAATCTCAAAGAAGCCGAGCATTGGCTTCGTCTCGCCGCCAAGCAAGGCGCGCGCGTGGCCGTGCTGCCGGAGGTTTTCATCTGGCGCGGCAGCAAGAAATTGGAAAGGCAATTCGCCGAAGCGATTCCCGGCCCGACCTCGACGCGGCTTGGCGAGCTGGCGCGCAAGCTCAAAATTTATCTGCTCGCCGGTTCGATCCTCGAAGCGATTCCCGACAGCCCGCAAGCTTACAACTGTAGTCTACTTTTCGATCCGAGCGGCAATCTAATCGCGCGCTATCGCAAGATCCATCTGTTCGATGTCGATCTTGCCAATGGGGTTTCCCTGCGCGAGTCGGAAACCCGCGCCCATGGTTCCGAAGTTGTCGTGGCAAAAACTGAATTGGCGATCATGGGATTATCGGTCTGTTACGACCTGCGGTTTCCCGAACTCTATCGCGGCCTCGCCGATGGTGGTGCTGAGTTGGTCTTCGTGCCCTCTGCCTTCACCGCCTTCACAGGTGCGGCGCATTGGGAAACCTTGCTGCGCGCCCGCGCCATTGAAAACCAAGTTTATGTGATCGCCGCCGATCAGTTCGGCAAGAGCGCCAAGAGTTTTCAAACCCACGGCCACTCAATGATCGTCGATCCCTGGGGCAAGGTGTTAGCCGAACTCGCCGACGGCGCCGGAGTTATCGCCGCTGAAATCGATCTCGACCATCTAGCTAAAGTCCGCGCCGAGCTGCCGGCATTGAAGCACCGCAAGCTATTCTGAGTTTCACGCCCAAAAAAACGTCACACCGTTAATTTTCTCGTCGCAAGAAATTCACGCCAAATACGCCAACAATTTTACTGGCAAGGTAGCGACCGATATCCCGGAATTGGCCAAAGCCGACCCGAATTTGTTCGGCATCGCACTGGTCACCGCCGACGGCTATAGCTACGAAGTCGGCGATGCGGCTCATCCGTTCACGATTCAACCGATCTCGAAATCCTTCGTCTACGGTTTGGCGTCAGAAGATCACGGTACGGATTACGTTTTGACCAAGGTTGGGGTCGAGCCAACGGGCGAAGCTTTCCATTCGATTGTGTTCGATGAGCGCGACAACCGCCCGTTCAATCCGATGGTCAATGCCGGAGCGATTGCCAGCACCGCTTTGGTCAATGGCGAGAG
It contains:
- a CDS encoding universal stress protein, which codes for MIKNILIPLDGSGHAKAALDYAIWLARGFNGTLLGQHVIDTVSIEGTFFHDISGSLGFEPYLDFSSKMREILEERGKAILDDFAAACAAKGLRCQTFLDMGLIANEICERANTADLVVVGHRGVNEEFSTGLLGTTAESITRKCPRPIFVSTKQFKTIERPLLAYDGSQRASSAMKSAAEFCTVLGLPLTVLTIAKEAAMAESIMRRAKGYLGSYAIEVTYETAQGFPEQKIIERLNNAKADLLFIGAYGHRRIIEMVLGSTTEYVLRNAPCPVFMNR
- a CDS encoding carbon-nitrogen hydrolase family protein; amino-acid sequence: MVASDDKAANLKEAEHWLRLAAKQGARVAVLPEVFIWRGSKKLERQFAEAIPGPTSTRLGELARKLKIYLLAGSILEAIPDSPQAYNCSLLFDPSGNLIARYRKIHLFDVDLANGVSLRESETRAHGSEVVVAKTELAIMGLSVCYDLRFPELYRGLADGGAELVFVPSAFTAFTGAAHWETLLRARAIENQVYVIAADQFGKSAKSFQTHGHSMIVDPWGKVLAELADGAGVIAAEIDLDHLAKVRAELPALKHRKLF